The DNA sequence AGTGGCGCCGGTCTAGACTTGAATATGATCGATTAGAGTATATCCAGCAATGTGGTATAGTTAATCAGCTTTTAAGAAGCAGCAAAGAGGCATATTATTCCAAgtttattgaagaaaattcCACTGATTCAAGGAAGCTTTTCAAGTCTGTGAACATGTTACTTAACAGGAACTTAGATGCATGCTATCCAACTACTAAAAGTGATACTGACCAAGCTTGTGCATTTGCTGATTTCTTCATGCAGAAGATTGACCGTATACGTAGTGAAGTTGCTGTTGGGCGGAGTTCCATTGAATTGACAACAATCTCTGAAGCAGTGCAATGCTTTAGCTGTGAAACGAAGCTACAGTCTTTTAAATCACTTACAAATAACAACTTGAAGGTCATCAAATTAATAAAGTCTGGGACAATTAAGTCGTGTTCGCTCAGTTGACCCGCTTCCAGCTTCAATCATGGCCAAGCGTTGTCATGCTTTGTTACCTATGCTTACAAGAATCATTAATTTGTCATTGACTACGGGCGAAATGCCCGAGGACTTAAAATGTGCCATGCTTCGACCCTTGTTGAAGAAGCCTACTGCTGACCATAAGGTCTTTGCCAACGTCCGTCCAGTCTCTAATCTTAAGTATATCTCCAAGCTTATTGAAAAAGCAGTCGCTTTACAGCTTAATGATCATCTGGCCCGTAATGATTTGCATGTGCCCTTTCAGTCCGCATATAGGAGTTGTCACAGCACAGAGTCAGCTTTAATGAGGGTGCATAATGACATTATGATATCATTGGAAAATGGAAACAGTGTAATATTGGTTCTCTTGGATCTATCAGCCGCTTTTGACACTGTTAACCATGACTTACTTCTCTCTAGGCTTGAAAAGCGTTTTGGAATTACTGGCACTGTTCTTAACCGGTTTAAGTCCTATCTTTGTAGTCGTTCACAATTCGTCAGTATCAATCAATCTCACTCAACGAAACGTGACCTGCTTGTTGGTGTACCACAGGGCTCTGTTCTAGGACCCTTACTTTATCTGTTAGATACTGCTCCTATTTCTGATGTCATCGCCAACCGCCAACTTAGTTACCACCTATATGCCGATGATACTCAACTTTACTCAGCCTTCAAAACAAACCATATGATTCTAGCTATTGATCGCGTTGTTAGCTGTGTGTCGGAGATAAGTTGCTGGATGGAACAGAATGCTTTGAAGCTGAACCCGGACAAGACGGACATTTTGTTGATCCATTCAAGGTTTTGCCAGGGGCCTGCACTTGACTATCTGCAATTTAGAGATGAACGAATTTCCATCTCTGATAAAGTAAGGAGCCTTGGAGTCATTTTTGACAAGCACATGACGTTTGATGACCAAATAGATCATCTCTGTAAGTCTTCGATCAACCACTTAAGGAATTTGTTTAGAATTCGTACATATCTTGACGTGAATGCTGCCTCGACGGTTATACATGCATTTATAACTACGCGGTTGGACTATTGTAACCATCTATAGTTTGGATTACCAAAGTATAAAGTGAAGAAGTTTCAACAAATCCAGAACATTGCTGCTCGCTATGTCACCGGTGCACGGAAATATGATCATATTACCCCTATCTTAGTACAACTTCATTGCTTGCCGGTCTCGTATCGGATCGTGtttaaacatctttttttcgTCTACAAATCATTGAATGGTCTCTGTCCACAATATCTAACAAATCTCCTGGAACATCGGAAATCAGCTAGGATCTTCGCTCGAATGTTCAAGACCTGTCAATCCAGCCAACttgtaaaaccaaaacatcTGGTGATAGAGCCTTTTCTGTTTGTGCTCCGAAGATTTGAACTGAACACTATTCCTTTGGAAATACGTCAATCCAGTTCGGTTttattatttaagaaaaaacttAAGACCTTCCTTTTTGTTAGATTTATGGAGAGTAACTCTTtgtatttttgatttttttatttctgaattttctAATTGTAGTGTTAGAGATAATTTTGTAAAACGCCTCGGGCAAGTAATGGATGTGAGCGCTGTAGAagtgaaatattattattatactgtGTGCGACTTCCTCACCTTCCTCCATTGACTTCATTTGTAATTGTGACATTTCATATGTTCAAGCGATGTCTATGGCCTTGTACAGGGCCAAGTCTTTGCCTTCGTTGATTAACTTTTCTCGAATTTTGCGAGAGTTTCTTCCAAGGACAATTCTGTCGCGAATCATTTCATCGGGTTCCTTAAGCTGATTCCtcagaaaaaaagtttccGATGAATTTTTTAGAAAATTTTCCTGAATGTTCTCCACCAAGCATTCtttcgaaaaaaacacaataaaaatgatagatCACTATTCTCGCTTAAGAGATATGATGGGCCAATCTTACCTCATTTATGCTTGTACTCGTGCTAATCACGCGCATTATTCATCGATCCACGTCAAATTTTGCAGTAGCTCGAAGCATACTTTATTAAAGTAacacttgggaaaaaaacgTGACAGGTAGAAAGTGTCGAGCATATAGAAGAATATCATATAAAATTTGGGGACAGAtcacacaatttaaaacaacatgGACGTAAAGCGTTcgtagagttgttgttttcgaggtcataatttgcatgtcGGGGTAACGGTTTTGTGCACGCatactgaggaatcaccttaaagGAACATTCCCTCGCCAGACGCTTTAGGTCGGTCGCGAACTTTTCCACTGTTTCCGCCTCTGTTTGCTCTCTCTTGTGAAATTTGTAGCGGGAAAATACTGGATTGCATTTTGGTTCCAGATGATTCGAAAATCTCTCAAAATATGTCTTGAGCTTCTTTCTGTCTTCATCAGTAACATCGCTCCTTATGTTGGCGATGTCATTACCTTTTTCTCCACACCATATCAGCAGGtaacttcatttttcttcctcCTTTTTAGTTGCGAGTGGACCACTAAACATAAGTTCAACCTGTTGTCGGAAACGCTTCCAGCGTTCTGGTGGGTTTTCGGATTTCGAATCCATATGAGGACTCTGTACACCGACTGAATCTATCTTGAGGTTAAATCCCTCTTCTGACACCACGGAAAGTACTCTCtcaatttgtttaacttttaattttcctattCGGCGACATCGATCTAAAGAACAacattccaaaatggcggttTTCTTATTAACCCCGAACCGAGGCAGGCATAATTAATGAAGGCGGGAACCGAAATGCATACATTACATCCTGCTGAGATTATAGGGTTTTTTTTCGAGGTTTCCCCGTTCCCCGACGAAAAATCGGTGTCCTGGTCCTTGCTTTATTTCGTGGctttatttgttcattttgttttgttttgtttcctttgttttgccAAATTAATAGTCCTAAAATGAACTGCAAAAGTCCATGCTTCCATGCGGCATACGAAAACAAGTCTAGTCACGGTCTAGTCAACAAAAgggacttttgtctgattggttgatcggtTTTCTGGTGTTGAGTCTCCTGACCGCGCGGTaatgaagataaacaaagatggtTGAAAAGGGGAAGGTTCCTTCTTGTGGTTGTTCGAAAGTCTGTAGTAATCTTAGGTGGTTTTTAAACCTCAAAATGGCGAGAAAAGGTTTTCCAATGGGTATCCTACGAAgcgggaaaaattttttttgtcagctttgggaaagcttttttcttcggAGAAAGCCGAATAAGCCGTTTCGCGAACTAGCGAATTATGTTTCGTAACAAATGCGCTAAATGCGAAAAGACCTGGTCGAAATGCAGGTTTATAGGCTGGGAAGGGAAATCTTTGGGCCGTAAGTActacaataaagtaaagagagagtccgagaatatataattttgttactcagtttccagatgtcatTGAAAGGTAAGTTTGCAAATAGTATTGGGGTCCAcattgcatttacatgtagctgGCATGGATGTGTTTGATAGACTGTTCCTGATGTTGCCACAACTTTAACACTGTGTCCATGCAAACCTAATGGTATGCCAAGTGTTGGTCACTGGTCAAATTATGTGTATTTCCACACCCCcttagtgaaaatgaaagtcatctcaatcaagaaagtttgttatggtgcgaaagatttttgtcaccttaaagaaacaataatgggtgagagtgggtgactttgaggtgcatttttcctagaatgtagcaaacattcacttatatcaacacaacagaacCTCATCTTTATACAGTGTGGACTGTCGCCTGGAAAGGTGACATTggcattgcttgcaagtttgttgctttctttttgttttcattgttgttgtaaatagtcagaaaattgtaaaatacaattcattcattaattttatccaccaagttgtcctattatcagtattattgcaatgtaacttgtagtattgttttaattcgtttctgataacctcaatttgttatttggataatgtgtgctgtccaccaaaacgttttttttttcaacttttatttccttttttaacttgcttgcATGACTGGGCAAAACAGCCTTGATCATAGCACCTGGTCAAGTGGTaacacagaataataattgcaatataatgttgaacaaaaatatacagaaaaaaatccaaatcaaaatctagtgCAAAAGCAGTATATTctctaagattgcaaaaatgcagttgctgcacaacagtattattgtttgatgtagatgatatgtacagtgtacaggattcctaccagattttctttaatcacaaTATGTGTACCAGCTTGTTTCCATTTCATCATACTTGTAGGTATACACAgctgtatatattgtaaataactttcctcgttgtaagttttagctaaaagaatttaatgtaaatttattattatcattaatttgatgtagatgattgtACAGTGTACAGAATATTACGACAAGACTTTCCTTAATCACAGTATATGTACTGGCTTGCcactatttcatcaatatttttaggtatgaacaaccgtgtatattgtagataactttccttgttctaatttttcactgtaaagaatttactgtaaatttaaaagaatgtacaatttgtaagtaaacCCAAGTGTTacaaagtgaattaactgtacaaaatatgtaaattttaacttgtaaagttatctttttcagcaattaaatctaactttactcacaaataaacatgaacatgGAAAGCACTTTTATATGAATATGAGATGGTTTGTAGGATAATAatcttgcataataaattattattctagcctGAGggagatttctttacaaattataaaagaactgaTCAGTTAATTGGAGGTTGGGCTATGGAACTTGGCTAACATGTGTTAGaactaaaatgacttgttttacagtgtaaaatcctgtctatttaagagtaatttgatcttttttaattccagtacCACACACGCTACTCAATTTCATGTATGAACATGAGGGAGAGGTACAGcatgtccatgcaaaaaatggctctcttcaatacaatcttgcgcacgccttgccactgcaaataataaacttttgtcgcagttagaatccttgttaatgtagcattcgctcattcaaagcgatccctggaccacatcttagtttttgagatttggCCTCTATTGACTCAACCTGCGGCGAGATATTATCTTTTCAGGACCGACAACTTACGATGCGCGTTagacaaaggtcattttagttttcatttgtgaagcgatggaggaaaaagaggcttcaccaaacttaaaaattgcacatttacaatactgGGGCTTTCAAGGTCCAAATAAGACGGACatgatgagagaaaaagcagacacgccatcgttactaaactaaacaacttaaatacacGACGGAGTGTACAATTTGACCTCTCTGAGAACTCTATGCCACTTCAACTGCTAAGATATCTTGTCAAAACCCATCTCCGGCCTACAATCTTTCCTTGGTTAATTGCTTTCTGTGGACCAATGTATAATACAAAAGTCTGGCACAAGTgtacaaagagttgttgtttttagaaaaacgcatcaactcagttgtaaatttcgaaaaggctttcacgtacggagaggtaatttccgattaggccgagaaagaaaaacgattaatgtcccgactattttgtcactaaCCTTAGTTTCACTCACAGGCTAACTTAAAGCTGAGAGATCGATGGTGAGGATTACAGACTCATTTCCGAGTGGcatgtcatttctgaattctgtCTGACTCTCACATTGGCCTTGTGTTCGTTTCGAGGCCGTCCATGTtggtaataaagacaaaactaatgatgctggtcatggtttctgttaatttaatacataCCAGCCTCTATTCTTGTAGCTTACATCTTGTACCATAAACGTAAAAGAGGTTACGAGGGAAAAGTGTTTTCTTCGTCCCAAAATCcttgaagtgctttgagaGTACCACGTTTCCTAGATTTCAGATCACAAGCATATTTACCATTCTGCCGAGGTAACGGACTTACGAAACTTGAAGTGGTGTTTTAGTCTCGGTGGTAGTACTCcatcttctttcaatatttctCCATTAGCccgcaaacaacattggaaacttaataaacaACCACCTGCAATGGCGCCCACGAAGGCGTACTTCTTTCCCGCGTTCTAAAAAgctttggaatggttttttgactgaattgcTGTCTTttaaagcgcatgcgcaacattAGTCTCCTTTGTTGGTCTAGTCACAGTTACCTACAAATCGCGCATTGCGTTTAACAAGTGAACATTAAACGTAATAATCAATCATCATGTTATAGTAGTAGCTAGAGCTTACCGCCTAGACGGATCTTGAAGCGTGACCTCGATGACTGGTCTGTAAGCTAAACCAATTTGAACTTCGGTGCATTCGCCATCGGTCGGCGTAGCTTTCGTGAATAATGGCACATCTGCACAAGAGCCACTCCTCGCAGAAATTATGACAAGGAACTGAAGACCTACAGCGCTAAATGGAGTGGTACTGTTAAAGTCTGTAGTTCCTACGGGAAAGTCTTCCAAAGTTAAGGCTACAGCGTAAGTACCAGCCGTTCCACTTCGCCTGGCGTTGTACTGAAGTAGGCAAGTTCTCTGTGATAGGAATTTAAAGCAAATATGTTTTAATATcttgtgttttattttgttttcataatttttgtaagaaaataatacTAGAACAGACAGCAATTTGGTGCTCCCCTAGATTAAAGGTGGACGTACTTTTCTGTAGAAGAAAGTTTATAACATTGGCGTCTTCTGTATCGAAGTGAGGCAATAGTACCAGAATGGCAGGTGTTTCTTTAAGAGATCATTGATAATTCCTTGCCTGGATAAAGTTATAAAGGCTAAAAGTACTTCTCCTCTcagcagaaaagaaaaaaaaaacagtaacaacaacaaaaaaagtaacaatacATTGCATCAGTCACTGTACCCAAGGCTAAACCTGCCAGTAAATAACTGCGTTGGTCTCACTTGTCTACGCTTCATGGGTGGCTCACTTTGGGAGTACTTTGGGCttttcatgaatttcatgAAAATCATGGAATTATTCCCTATGAAGAGattgtcaaaaatttggtaataaaaaaattttgtttcttaaaacaCAAGCCATACGCCTGGTGCTTGGATTATACTTACTTAGGCCAGATTTTGGAATGACTGAAGGTACCTTAATATTCCTGCAAACATACTGTtacaattttggaaaatctcTGATGGTTCCTCAATTTGAGAAAAGATAAGTTAATCTTCCTAGCTGTAAACGTATTACTTGAGAGTGGTTATGGGACGTCAACCACAACCTCTCTGGACAACCGTACCGAAGAAACGACATGCGAGTAGGGAGTAAGACTTCAGGTTCTATGAAAACATTATGGGGCTATGAATGGTGTTGACGATAATCCAGGATTTCATATCCACCATTCTACGCTGACAGAACATATATTAACCCTAACGAAAAGTTactttttgatatttacaaGGTGTGTGCAATTAAAGAAATTACCTCATCAATTACGCCATGAGGGAAACTGTCAGTGTGCCTGGAAGACTCAGAGTAAGTTGCCCACCTGCACCTCACTACATCATCATCTGGGTCTTCCACTGGAATTCTGAATAATTGGGGACAACCTTCTTTAAATCTTATAATTGCCGAGCTTTTTGAAACGGGAGAGGAGTTTATTCTTCCAGTATCAGATCGTCGAGTAAGATTGATCGTAGTTGTTACAAGCCAGTTTCCATCTGGATATTTCACAAGTGACGAAATCCAACAGCATCCTTGGTAGCTAATAGAAAAGAACTAAGCTAGTTAAGATCGTTGATACCAGTGTACTACAAAATActtcaaaactgttttcaggaaaacaacaacaagtaagaaagatattttgcttttaaatatTGTAATTCCGTTTTAACTGCACGACTTTTCTGTTTTAGCGGCCTTGAATTGTTGGAGATTACATAAAATCCCTGAACTAAAAGCGAAGAGAACCATATTTCCCATGTTAAAGTACGGTTGCACTGTAATTTGTAATTGAAGCACTTCAAAAGAATACTGATTCAAATCCAGGGGACAAAAGAGTACGAAATCCTGACAATGTGATTGCCTTTTGAAATGCTCCAGTACTAGCTCACGCATTTTTTTGCTCAAGCTTATCTGCAACTCTCCATTTCCGCTAATCTGTGATTTCAGACGTTTCCTACCCCTAAACAATTCAGTTTGGTCCTGCTTGTGTCCCTACAAAAGAGGTAACATTGAGTAATTGATAGATTGATTACCTTACGACCCACTCTTTGGACACCGAGGCAAAGGTGTAAGTAAAGTTCTTTTCACCCATGGTCCAGTCCTCGTCCACACTGAAGTCAGTGCATTGGAATCCAGTGTCTGCGATGGTCCTGGAACTGCAATAACTGTTCCGACATCTTGCTATCCATGATCCTCCAGATCCACGCAAGGCGCCGCTGTTTATAATACTTTGATCGCAATTGTATGATGGGGAGAATGAACGTCGAAAAGCCATACGAAATCTCAAAATCAACTGTTGGGATTAAGGAGAAAATCAAATGTCTTTCATGTATCTTATGAGGACTTTAATGCATCAATGTATTTGGTGACCTTTCCGTCGGACGAACATCAAGAAGCGTCTATAATCAATTGCAATCAAGGTTTCAATTCTCTTTAGTCTGATATCACTTCTAGTCTTCAGCGACCGTTGCCACTCGACAGCCactcatgtttttttttcttctcttctcaAAGATTAATAAGAgtcattgtttatttatttatttatctatttatttatttaacatttattgAACCTTCAGTTAAGTAGAAAATTACTTCCCAGGCTTTACATTTAGACAGTTAGCTTTATTTTCTGCATTCAACTATAGCTAAAATAGAACtagccatttttttgttagtaAAACTAAAGTCGAGAAAAAATGTAAGTGGCAGCACGACGTAAAAAAAGTAGGAAGGTCGTCAaaggttttttaaaaatagtttgaagATAAAAACTGTTGTAATATTTgctattattttcattgtaaTCACGCGAGGTGTCCTCTAAAAGTGCGTTGcttcacaagaaagaaaagaccCACCCctacattgtttaatttgaaattGTCAGTCATTATTAGGATCGGAGCCTTTTCCAAGACCTTGTTAACTGGCAGCTCGGCTTGATTAGCCATAGAAATTTTGTCATCTTAATTTATCTTGAAACTAAAGGATAATGCATGGTCAACTAGTCAtataaaatgatgaaattggACAGAAGAAAGGTTAATTGCTTTGTTCGTTGTTTGCTTTAACGTGTGCCTAAACGAAAAATTGGCCTTAGGTGGATCCTTTGTTTCCAAAAGGCTGCTTCAATTGAAACAAACATTGGTTTCGAATAAATCAAACCAAGGGGTAAGGTTTAATTACGCttcaatcaaatgaaataatgGTGCAGACAGCTTCAAGACTCAAATTGGCAGTTCATAGAAT is a window from the Acropora palmata chromosome 1, jaAcrPala1.3, whole genome shotgun sequence genome containing:
- the LOC141881080 gene encoding integrin beta-like protein C, translated to MKHPIVVNLLSFLALYLLSKAQASHFRHAILTWAPVNSYSNTLILRFRMAFRRSFSPSYNCDQSIINSGALRGSGGSWIARCRNSYCSSRTIADTGFQCTDFSVDEDWTMGEKNFTYTFASVSKEWVVSYQGCCWISSLVKYPDGNWLVTTTINLTRRSDTGRINSSPVSKSSAIIRFKEGCPQLFRIPVEDPDDDVVRCRWATYSESSRHTDSFPHGVIDERTCLLQYNARRSGTAGTYAVALTLEDFPVGTTDFNSTTPFSAVGLQFLVIISARSGSCADVPLFTKATPTDGECTEVQIGLAYRPVIEVTLQDPSRRVTKIVTSSPVGMQLTPLRYDVSRGIFSRNITWYPSQYQVGQQLYCFKAVDSAGSESEWRCITILVGLKCFNHLYLDDSVRRQGFYNGYNGYYQCDNNLAFGWYRFGGAAGTQMPTKCVGQNRCSSHAPGWLNASHLSVEDGIVTAKVCFHWTRGCCTWSTNIRVRNCSGFYVYELRPPPVCYLRYCGNGGCKYRYSNDLRSQS